Proteins encoded together in one Amphritea japonica ATCC BAA-1530 window:
- a CDS encoding glutathione S-transferase family protein, with protein MSMITLYTHPMSPCAQKVRIVLAEKQLSWQPHPINLQQKENLQPWYLELNPLGVVPTLVENDKPVIESSLICEYLEDSYPAISLRSQDPHEIAAMRLWMKHIDIKLHPSCGALQWPLIMRPALLEKSPEEQQALINRVVEKPRRERQRRLLEMGLNAPDVIDAVKTYATTIEKMERALQNHNWLAGDDISLADCAMAPYFQTLKQFGWELFFESAPRVKQWYATLSARESYQAAVDADFSAETNAELLTLGRQALPIIRHHLAS; from the coding sequence ATGAGCATGATTACCTTGTATACCCACCCTATGTCTCCCTGCGCTCAAAAAGTCAGGATAGTGTTGGCTGAGAAACAGTTATCCTGGCAACCTCATCCGATCAACCTGCAACAGAAAGAGAACCTACAACCCTGGTATCTGGAACTAAATCCTCTGGGGGTTGTTCCCACACTGGTTGAAAACGATAAACCTGTTATTGAATCATCTTTAATATGCGAATACCTGGAAGATAGTTACCCTGCAATATCCCTTCGTAGTCAGGACCCTCATGAGATTGCCGCCATGAGACTCTGGATGAAGCATATTGATATTAAGTTACACCCATCCTGTGGAGCTCTTCAGTGGCCTTTGATCATGCGCCCCGCATTACTTGAAAAATCACCAGAAGAGCAACAAGCACTGATCAACAGAGTAGTCGAAAAGCCTCGCAGGGAAAGACAGAGGCGCTTACTGGAAATGGGGCTAAACGCCCCTGACGTAATAGATGCGGTAAAAACCTACGCGACAACAATAGAAAAAATGGAGCGGGCACTTCAAAATCATAACTGGCTGGCAGGTGATGATATATCTCTGGCTGACTGCGCTATGGCCCCCTACTTTCAGACGCTGAAACAGTTTGGCTGGGAGCTATTTTTTGAAAGCGCTCCGCGAGTAAAACAATGGTATGCGACTCTGTCAGCCAGAGAGTCGTATCAGGCTGCCGTTGACGCCGATTTTTCAGCAGAGACCAACGCAGAGTTATTAACACTCGGAAGACAAGCCTTACCCATAATAAGGCATCATCTGGCAAGCTAA
- a CDS encoding LysR family transcriptional regulator, which produces MFIMQNCSMNWNDLKYFIALYRYGSLSQAGSSLKVNSTTVARRIRQLEQDLGSTLFIRQHNRFLPTDEADAILALAETFEEQAANIAQRLDSRNQSLQGVIRITSVSTFINGYLLLRLSEFKALYPGIQVELIADSQQLSLTRREADLAIRMGRPQSGNLVISKLTDLNYAVFGKKGDVVQSDLESYPWVTLEESYSQLPEAVWQQSHYGSADVALSVNVGLGSVEAVTQGIGLAYLPCFLGRKYQLEQLSSSSPTRQLWLLQHPELRELQRLRVFTDWLRECLSEDYGLFL; this is translated from the coding sequence ATGTTTATAATGCAAAATTGCAGCATGAACTGGAATGATCTCAAATACTTTATCGCGCTATATCGTTACGGCTCACTTAGCCAGGCGGGAAGTTCGCTTAAGGTAAACAGTACAACCGTTGCACGACGAATCCGGCAGTTAGAGCAGGATCTTGGCAGTACGTTGTTTATTCGCCAACATAACCGTTTTCTTCCAACCGATGAGGCTGACGCTATTCTGGCTTTAGCTGAGACATTCGAAGAGCAGGCTGCCAATATTGCGCAGCGACTTGATAGCCGTAATCAGTCGCTTCAGGGTGTCATCAGGATTACTTCGGTCAGTACTTTTATTAATGGGTACCTTCTACTCAGATTGTCTGAATTCAAAGCCTTGTACCCGGGGATTCAAGTAGAGCTAATTGCTGATTCGCAACAGCTTAGCCTGACCCGGAGAGAGGCTGATCTGGCGATTCGTATGGGGCGTCCGCAGTCAGGTAACCTGGTAATTAGTAAGCTGACCGACCTGAATTATGCGGTGTTTGGTAAAAAAGGAGATGTTGTACAGTCTGATTTAGAGAGTTATCCCTGGGTCACGCTGGAGGAATCGTATAGTCAGCTTCCGGAAGCTGTCTGGCAGCAGAGCCATTATGGTAGTGCTGACGTTGCTTTAAGCGTTAATGTTGGTCTCGGCTCTGTAGAAGCGGTGACTCAAGGCATAGGGTTAGCCTATCTGCCCTGTTTTCTTGGACGGAAGTATCAATTAGAGCAGCTCAGTAGTAGTTCACCTACACGTCAACTATGGTTGCTTCAGCACCCCGAACTCAGAGAATTGCAAAGACTCAGAGTGTTTACTGACTGGCTTCGTGAATGTCTCAGTGAAGACTATGGATTGTTTCTTTGA
- a CDS encoding DUF3820 family protein: MEITPQRLQKLANMQMPFGKYKGRILVDLPEPYVLWFANKGFPEGELGVLLKILYEVKLNGLEDVLRPLRR; encoded by the coding sequence ATGGAAATTACCCCCCAGAGGTTGCAGAAATTGGCGAATATGCAGATGCCATTTGGTAAGTATAAGGGGCGAATATTAGTGGATCTTCCAGAGCCTTATGTGCTCTGGTTTGCTAATAAGGGCTTCCCTGAAGGGGAGTTAGGGGTTTTATTAAAAATACTCTATGAGGTGAAACTCAACGGCCTGGAGGATGTCCTCAGACCGTTGCGGCGTTAG